A genomic window from Hymenobacter psoromatis includes:
- a CDS encoding ABC transporter ATP-binding protein, which translates to MSPAISPAPAAALPTPAPAAEVVLTVDNIRKSFGDNHVLKGFSLTLHRGENVVVLGKSGSGKSVLIKCIIGLLTPDAGTITVLGQPVATLGHAALDQLRAKVGFLFQSNALYDSMTVRENLLFPLRRHWLADHQGQEDKLVIQALDDVGLPQTIDQLPAELSGGQQKRIALARTLILPPEIILYDEPTTGLDPVTAREIDQLIRHVQQKYHASSLIISHDINCVRLTSDRVILLSEGRNYAEGTYAQLLASTDPTVHAFFD; encoded by the coding sequence ATGTCGCCCGCCATTTCTCCCGCCCCGGCCGCCGCGCTCCCTACCCCCGCCCCGGCGGCCGAGGTGGTGCTGACAGTGGACAACATCCGCAAATCGTTTGGCGACAACCACGTGCTAAAAGGCTTTTCGCTGACGCTGCACCGGGGCGAAAATGTGGTGGTGCTGGGCAAGTCGGGCTCGGGCAAGTCGGTGCTCATCAAGTGCATCATCGGCCTGCTCACGCCCGACGCGGGCACCATCACGGTGCTGGGCCAGCCCGTGGCTACCCTCGGCCATGCGGCCCTCGACCAGTTGCGGGCCAAGGTGGGCTTCCTCTTCCAAAGCAACGCGCTCTACGACTCGATGACGGTGCGCGAAAACCTGCTGTTTCCGCTGCGCCGCCACTGGCTGGCCGACCATCAGGGCCAGGAAGATAAACTGGTAATCCAGGCCCTCGACGACGTGGGCCTGCCCCAGACCATCGACCAGCTACCCGCCGAGCTGTCGGGCGGCCAGCAAAAGCGCATCGCACTGGCCCGCACGCTCATCCTACCCCCCGAAATTATTCTCTACGACGAGCCCACTACCGGCCTCGACCCCGTGACGGCCCGCGAAATCGACCAGCTCATCCGCCACGTGCAGCAGAAATACCACGCCTCGTCCCTCATTATCTCGCACGATATAAACTGCGTGCGCCTCACCTCCGACCGCGTTATTCTGCTTTCGGAAGGCCGCAACTACGCCGAAGGCACCTACGCCCAGCTACTGGCCAGCACCGACCCCACCGTCCACGCCTTTTTCGACTGA
- a CDS encoding PAS domain-containing sensor histidine kinase — protein sequence MLSAAYTAILSNLLYMQSQEFVGIYDVEVGWFTQVNPAAVRLLGYASEDAFLTDPDHSLRLPPWTADEWATLVELTRREDHHEMEAAIRRHTGEPLQVYLRFTYFEAAGRPSLLVCFAEQSPLQRAERDLAHSVRRFEAVFTNATIGIIVCDKAGIMVSANELAGQLFGYSLPTLLGQPLEVLVPDDADHYPEQLRHFFSQRPPARRLGAHRVLRGQRQDGSRFPVEVSLSYFYLDEELYVVAYLLDISLKQAAEQELVTQHQHIGRLNAELEQKVADRTHALLNTLAELEKRGQELALALAAEQELGELKSRFVSMASHEFRTPLTAVLLSATLIGKYAGGDQQAQRVRHLARIETSVNHLNAILEEFLSVGRIEEGALATRPTTFYLTTLLTETLADVHSLRKPGQTIAQLIECPDPFPLDASLLRKILVNLLSNALKYSGDNAVVTVRASCHANQLVLSVEDQGVGISPEDQKHLFERFFRARSVSTVPGTGLGLYIIAKYLELMRGTITLSSALGQGTTVTVTIPYENDSAD from the coding sequence ATGCTTTCCGCTGCCTATACCGCCATCCTCTCTAATCTGCTCTACATGCAATCCCAGGAGTTTGTGGGTATCTATGATGTGGAGGTGGGCTGGTTTACGCAGGTAAACCCCGCGGCCGTGCGGCTGCTGGGCTACGCTTCGGAAGACGCTTTCCTCACCGACCCCGACCACTCGCTGCGCCTGCCGCCCTGGACGGCGGACGAGTGGGCGACGCTGGTCGAACTCACTCGGCGCGAAGACCACCACGAGATGGAGGCCGCCATCCGCCGCCACACCGGCGAGCCGCTTCAGGTCTATTTGCGCTTCACGTACTTTGAGGCCGCGGGCCGGCCCTCGCTGCTCGTGTGCTTCGCCGAGCAAAGCCCGCTGCAACGGGCCGAACGCGACCTGGCCCACAGCGTGCGCCGCTTCGAGGCCGTGTTTACCAACGCCACCATCGGCATCATCGTCTGCGATAAGGCCGGCATCATGGTGTCGGCCAATGAGCTGGCGGGGCAGCTGTTTGGCTACTCCCTACCCACGCTGCTGGGCCAGCCCCTCGAAGTGCTGGTGCCCGACGACGCGGACCACTACCCCGAGCAACTGCGCCACTTCTTTAGTCAGCGCCCGCCGGCGCGCCGCCTGGGTGCGCACCGCGTGCTGCGGGGCCAGCGCCAGGACGGCTCCCGGTTTCCGGTGGAAGTGAGCCTGAGCTACTTCTACCTCGATGAGGAGCTGTACGTGGTGGCCTACCTGCTCGACATCAGCCTCAAGCAGGCCGCCGAGCAGGAATTAGTGACCCAGCACCAGCACATCGGCCGCCTCAACGCCGAGCTGGAGCAGAAGGTGGCCGACCGCACCCACGCCCTGCTCAACACCCTGGCCGAACTCGAAAAGCGCGGCCAGGAGCTGGCCCTGGCCCTGGCCGCCGAGCAGGAGCTGGGCGAGCTGAAGTCGCGCTTCGTGAGCATGGCCTCGCACGAGTTCCGCACCCCGCTCACGGCCGTGCTCCTCTCGGCCACGCTCATCGGCAAGTACGCCGGCGGCGACCAGCAGGCCCAGCGCGTGCGCCACCTGGCGCGCATCGAAACCTCCGTGAACCACCTCAATGCCATCCTGGAAGAGTTTCTTTCGGTGGGCCGCATCGAGGAAGGCGCGCTGGCGACGCGGCCGACCACCTTTTACCTGACCACGCTGCTCACCGAAACCCTGGCCGACGTGCACAGCCTGCGCAAGCCCGGCCAAACCATCGCGCAGCTGATAGAGTGCCCCGACCCCTTTCCCCTCGATGCCTCGCTGCTGCGCAAAATCCTGGTCAACCTGCTCTCCAACGCCCTCAAGTATTCGGGCGACAACGCCGTCGTCACGGTGCGGGCCAGTTGCCACGCTAACCAATTGGTACTGAGCGTGGAAGACCAGGGGGTAGGGATTTCCCCAGAAGACCAGAAGCACCTGTTCGAGCGCTTTTTCCGGGCCCGCAGCGTGAGCACCGTGCCTGGCACCGGGCTGGGCCTCTACATCATTGCCAAGTACCTGGAGCTGATGCGGGGCACTATTACGCTCAGTAGCGCCCTGGGCCAGGGCACCACCGTCACCGTCACCATTCCCTATGAAAACGATTCTGCTGATTGA
- a CDS encoding transcriptional regulator yields MKTILLIEDDAFIRESTAELLALAGYRVRTAENGKLGVEDALAARPDLVICDIMMPVLDGFGVLHIFNQNPQLAGVPFIFLTAKTERADQRRGMELGADDYLTKPFSENELLSAVSGRLDRFQHLKPDYDLQAGGLGEFLDDARAVGNLAGLSADRRAHPVRRKQDIYLEGNEPSRVYFVQAGRVKTVKTTEGGKELITGFYGPGEFFGYLALLGQTPHGDSAVAVDDSELVYIPQDDFLQLLLRNATVSQQFIHLLAGRVSEREQQLLGMAYSSIRRRVADTLLRLSEPPAGDPAATIQLTREDMAAMVGTAPESLIRTLSEFNQSGLIELTPGNIRVLEPEKLRRAHW; encoded by the coding sequence ATGAAAACGATTCTGCTGATTGAGGACGATGCCTTCATCCGGGAAAGCACGGCCGAGCTGCTCGCGCTGGCTGGCTACCGCGTGCGCACGGCCGAAAACGGCAAGCTCGGCGTGGAAGACGCCCTGGCCGCCCGGCCCGACCTCGTTATTTGCGACATCATGATGCCGGTGCTCGATGGCTTCGGCGTGCTGCACATCTTCAACCAGAACCCGCAGCTGGCGGGCGTGCCGTTCATCTTCCTCACCGCCAAAACCGAGCGCGCCGACCAGCGCCGGGGCATGGAGCTGGGGGCCGACGACTACCTCACCAAGCCCTTTAGCGAGAACGAGCTGCTGAGCGCCGTGAGTGGCCGCCTCGACCGCTTTCAGCACCTCAAGCCCGACTACGACCTGCAAGCCGGCGGCCTGGGCGAGTTTCTGGACGATGCCCGCGCCGTGGGCAACCTGGCCGGCCTCTCGGCCGACCGCCGCGCGCACCCGGTGCGCCGCAAGCAGGATATTTACCTCGAAGGCAACGAGCCGTCGCGGGTCTATTTCGTGCAGGCCGGCCGCGTCAAAACCGTCAAAACTACCGAGGGGGGTAAGGAGCTGATTACCGGCTTCTATGGCCCCGGCGAGTTCTTCGGCTACCTGGCCCTGCTGGGCCAGACCCCGCACGGCGACTCCGCCGTGGCCGTCGATGACTCGGAGCTGGTGTACATTCCGCAAGATGATTTTTTGCAATTGCTACTTCGTAATGCAACGGTAAGTCAGCAGTTTATTCACCTGCTGGCGGGCCGCGTGAGTGAGCGGGAGCAGCAGCTGCTGGGCATGGCCTACAGCTCCATCCGCCGGCGCGTGGCCGACACGCTGCTGCGCCTCTCCGAACCCCCGGCCGGCGACCCGGCGGCCACTATCCAGCTCACCCGCGAGGATATGGCGGCGATGGTAGGCACGGCCCCTGAGTCGCTGATTCGTACCCTGAGCGAGTTCAACCAAAGTGGCCTGATTGAGTTGACTCCTGGCAACATCCGGGTGCTGGAGCCGGAGAAGCTGCGCCGCGCGCACTGGTAA
- a CDS encoding integrase yields the protein METDTALLANPVGHGLAHHTGAAARYVEAGLNGAPNTTRAYTAHLKRFGGWCAAHGHQPLPASVDALVGFCTHLAEAGKKVGTLQQHCAAISKAHAVRGVDSPTDDKQFKIFMDGVRRVHGVRQKQAPAFSLAQFKQLVRGLDTTTVAGLRDRAILLLGFTGAFRRSELTALNVQDLRFTEDCLVVSLGRSKTNQLGDYEEKAIFYSPESAVCPIRSLKAWLAQLERSEGPVFVMLRKGNRLTTNRLSDQTINTLVQRYLGAGYTAHSLRASFVTVAKLNGADDSKIMNQTKHKTSAMIRRYTRLDNVQQHNAAKELGL from the coding sequence ATGGAAACCGATACCGCGCTACTCGCAAATCCCGTGGGTCACGGCCTGGCGCACCACACCGGCGCGGCCGCCCGCTACGTCGAAGCCGGGCTCAATGGCGCGCCGAATACGACCCGCGCTTACACCGCTCACTTGAAACGATTCGGCGGCTGGTGCGCGGCGCACGGGCACCAGCCGCTGCCGGCCTCGGTGGACGCGCTGGTGGGTTTCTGCACCCACCTGGCCGAAGCCGGTAAAAAGGTCGGTACGCTGCAACAGCACTGCGCGGCCATCAGCAAGGCCCACGCCGTGCGCGGCGTGGACTCGCCGACCGATGACAAACAGTTCAAGATTTTTATGGATGGGGTCCGCCGGGTCCACGGCGTGCGCCAGAAACAGGCCCCCGCATTTTCGCTCGCGCAGTTCAAACAGCTGGTCCGGGGCCTGGATACAACGACCGTGGCCGGGCTGCGCGACCGGGCCATTCTGCTGCTCGGCTTTACCGGGGCATTTCGCCGCTCCGAACTCACGGCGCTCAACGTGCAGGATTTGCGCTTCACCGAGGACTGCCTCGTGGTGTCGCTCGGCCGAAGCAAAACCAACCAGCTAGGCGACTACGAAGAGAAGGCCATCTTCTACTCGCCCGAGTCGGCCGTGTGCCCCATTCGCTCCCTGAAAGCCTGGCTGGCGCAGTTAGAGCGCAGCGAAGGACCGGTATTCGTGATGCTGCGCAAAGGCAATCGCCTGACCACCAATCGCCTCTCCGACCAGACTATTAATACGCTGGTGCAGCGCTACCTAGGGGCGGGCTATACTGCGCACTCCCTGCGCGCTTCGTTCGTCACCGTGGCCAAGCTCAACGGGGCCGACGACAGCAAAATCATGAACCAGACCAAGCACAAGACCAGCGCCATGATTCGCCGTTACACCCGCCTCGATAATGTGCAGCAGCACAATGCCGCCAAGGAGTTGGGCTTGTGA
- a CDS encoding iron transporter, whose amino-acid sequence MRAKRFWATLGPGIVTGASDDDPSGIATYSQAGAAFGLATLWTALLTFPLMAAMQEMCARIGLVTQRGLAGTLRQHYPRWVLYGLLVLTFPAIILNIGADLEGMGAVAHMLLPRVPTFAFSMAFTGVLLAAIIVYPYQKLAKLLKWLCCVLLLYLVVPFLVHLHWADVARHTLLPTIQLNKEFVSILVALLGTTISPYLFFWQADMEVEEMQHKSVVNGHGKRVMVNHRLLGLMQADVNFGMFCSNLVMFFILLTTGVVLFSAGVHRIDTVEQAAQALKPLAGESAYLLFAVGVIGTGLLAIPVLAGSLSYAVAETFHWRAGLDRKFGQAPGFYGTIVVSLVTGVLLDRLSISPIQALLYTAILYGLTAPVMIAIVLHLANNKAVMGKFANGRLSNGLGYATLALMSAAAVALLYFQFTT is encoded by the coding sequence CCCTGGGGCCGGGCATCGTGACGGGGGCCAGTGACGACGACCCCTCGGGCATCGCGACGTATTCTCAGGCAGGAGCGGCTTTCGGGCTGGCCACGCTCTGGACGGCCCTGCTCACGTTTCCGCTCATGGCGGCCATGCAGGAAATGTGCGCCCGCATCGGGCTGGTGACCCAACGGGGATTGGCCGGCACGCTGCGCCAGCATTACCCGCGCTGGGTGCTGTACGGCCTGCTCGTACTCACCTTCCCGGCCATCATACTCAACATCGGAGCCGACCTGGAGGGCATGGGCGCGGTGGCCCACATGCTACTGCCGCGGGTGCCCACCTTTGCCTTCAGCATGGCCTTCACCGGGGTGCTGCTCGCGGCCATCATCGTGTACCCGTATCAGAAGCTGGCCAAGCTCCTCAAGTGGCTGTGCTGCGTGCTGCTGCTCTACCTGGTGGTGCCTTTTCTGGTGCACCTCCACTGGGCCGACGTGGCGCGGCACACCCTCCTCCCCACTATTCAACTCAACAAGGAGTTTGTCAGCATTCTGGTCGCCCTGTTGGGCACCACTATTTCGCCTTACCTGTTTTTCTGGCAGGCCGACATGGAAGTCGAGGAGATGCAGCACAAAAGCGTGGTCAACGGTCACGGCAAGCGCGTAATGGTCAACCACCGCCTACTGGGTCTCATGCAGGCCGACGTAAACTTCGGGATGTTCTGCTCCAATCTGGTGATGTTTTTCATCCTCCTCACCACGGGCGTGGTGCTGTTTTCGGCGGGTGTGCACCGGATTGATACCGTGGAGCAGGCGGCCCAGGCCCTCAAGCCCCTGGCCGGCGAATCGGCGTACCTCTTATTTGCCGTCGGGGTCATCGGCACGGGGCTGCTGGCGATTCCCGTGCTGGCCGGCTCCCTCTCCTACGCCGTGGCGGAAACCTTTCATTGGCGCGCCGGGCTCGACCGCAAGTTCGGCCAGGCCCCCGGCTTTTATGGAACCATCGTGGTCTCGCTTGTGACAGGGGTGCTGCTGGACCGGTTGAGCATCAGCCCCATCCAGGCGTTGCTGTACACCGCCATTCTCTACGGCCTCACGGCCCCGGTCATGATTGCCATTGTGCTGCACCTGGCCAACAATAAAGCGGTCATGGGCAAATTTGCCAACGGGCGGCTGTCCAACGGGCTGGGCTACGCCACCCTGGCCCTGATGAGCGCGGCGGCTGTGGCGCTGCTCTACTTTCAGTTCACTACCTAG
- a CDS encoding cytochrome D ubiquinol oxidase subunit I, which produces MSVEILARVQFAFTIAFHYIYPPLSIGLGVVLVLMEGMFLKTRNPMYERLTRFWIRIFALIFGIGVATGIVMEFEFGTNWATYSRYVGDIFGSALAAEGIFAFALESGFLGILLFGWHRVSPRVHFFATVMVALGSMFSAVWIVVANSWQQTPAGFHLVGSGLTVRAEVTDFWAMVFNPSSMDRLSHAVIGSFLSGSFLVLSVSAWYLLKGRFVESSKAAFKIALTVATVSGLGQLLTGHHSAGGVAVNQPAKLAAFEGHYAASAPAEMYLFGWVDTKTQHVTGLGIPGGLSFLLHQDFKAPVRGLNSFRPEDRPPVNFVFQTYHIMVAIGMTLIALTLLACWLLWRGRLWQSRWLLSVFVAAVLLPQLGNQVGWYSAEVGRQPWVVYGLLRTSQALSKAVTAGQIWFSLILFTLVYALLFALFLYLLNKKIQHGPTDEAPREDGPDGHLSPASKRNNPVISHEAPAASPAALSHVSDL; this is translated from the coding sequence ATGTCCGTCGAGATTCTCGCCCGCGTTCAGTTTGCCTTCACCATTGCCTTTCACTACATCTACCCGCCGCTGAGCATCGGGCTGGGCGTGGTGCTGGTGCTGATGGAGGGCATGTTTTTGAAGACGCGCAACCCGATGTACGAGCGCCTCACGCGGTTCTGGATTCGCATTTTCGCCCTCATCTTCGGCATCGGGGTGGCCACGGGCATCGTGATGGAGTTCGAGTTTGGCACCAACTGGGCTACCTACTCGCGCTACGTGGGCGATATTTTCGGCTCGGCGCTGGCGGCGGAGGGAATTTTTGCCTTCGCCCTGGAATCGGGTTTTCTGGGCATCCTGCTCTTTGGCTGGCACCGGGTGTCACCGCGGGTGCACTTCTTCGCCACGGTGATGGTGGCGCTGGGCTCCATGTTTTCAGCCGTCTGGATTGTGGTGGCCAACTCCTGGCAGCAAACCCCGGCCGGCTTCCACCTGGTGGGCTCGGGCCTCACGGTGCGGGCCGAAGTCACCGACTTCTGGGCGATGGTCTTCAACCCCAGCAGCATGGACCGGCTCTCGCACGCCGTTATTGGCTCGTTTCTGTCCGGCTCGTTTCTGGTGCTGAGCGTGAGCGCCTGGTACCTGCTCAAAGGACGCTTCGTGGAAAGCTCGAAGGCCGCGTTTAAGATTGCGCTGACCGTGGCCACGGTATCGGGGCTGGGGCAGCTGCTCACCGGCCACCACTCGGCTGGCGGCGTGGCCGTGAACCAGCCCGCCAAGCTGGCGGCCTTTGAGGGCCACTACGCCGCCTCCGCGCCGGCCGAAATGTACTTGTTTGGTTGGGTCGATACTAAAACCCAGCACGTAACGGGCCTGGGCATTCCCGGCGGGCTCAGCTTTTTGCTGCATCAGGATTTTAAAGCCCCGGTGCGCGGCCTCAACAGCTTTCGGCCCGAGGACCGGCCGCCGGTCAATTTCGTTTTCCAGACCTACCACATCATGGTGGCCATTGGCATGACGCTCATTGCCCTCACGCTGCTGGCCTGCTGGCTGCTCTGGCGGGGCCGGCTCTGGCAATCGCGCTGGCTGCTGAGCGTGTTCGTGGCGGCCGTGCTGCTGCCGCAGCTTGGCAACCAAGTGGGCTGGTACTCGGCCGAAGTGGGCCGCCAGCCCTGGGTGGTGTACGGGCTGCTGCGCACCTCGCAGGCGCTGTCCAAGGCCGTAACGGCGGGCCAGATTTGGTTTTCGCTGATTCTATTCACACTGGTGTATGCTCTGCTCTTCGCCCTGTTTCTGTACTTGTTGAACAAGAAAATCCAGCACGGCCCCACCGACGAAGCCCCGCGCGAGGACGGCCCGGACGGGCACCTCTCGCCCGCTTCCAAGCGCAACAACCCCGTCATTTCGCACGAGGCGCCGGCCGCTTCACCCGCCGCGCTCAGCCACGTTTCCGACCTGTAA
- a CDS encoding phosphatidylinositol kinase, producing the protein MRKAAVYLHEQLAGHLTQDEQGYTFAYASTYLLRSTAEPVSLTLPLRATPYVERVLFPFFDGLIPEGWLLAVAEHHWKLPARDRMGLLLACCRDCIGAVSIYALETDDV; encoded by the coding sequence GTGAGAAAAGCCGCAGTCTACCTGCACGAACAGCTGGCCGGGCACCTCACCCAGGATGAGCAGGGCTATACCTTCGCGTATGCCTCCACCTACCTGCTCCGCAGCACCGCCGAGCCCGTGAGCCTGACCCTGCCGCTGCGCGCCACCCCCTACGTGGAACGCGTGCTGTTTCCGTTTTTTGACGGCCTGATTCCCGAGGGCTGGCTCCTGGCGGTGGCCGAACACCACTGGAAGCTCCCCGCGCGCGACCGCATGGGGCTCCTGCTGGCCTGCTGCCGCGACTGCATCGGGGCCGTGAGTATTTACGCGCTGGAAACCGACGACGTATGA
- a CDS encoding cytochrome D oxidase subunit I: MTTFLGLDLAVWWFLVVGAVFTGYAVLDGFDLGAGAIHMFLKKEESRRVALNAIGPVWDGNEVWLVIGGGTLFAGFPVVYGTVFSAFYIPFMLFLVALIFRAISIEFRSKEPMPWWRKMWDWSYSVASIVVALSLGVVLGNIIQGLPIGADREFHGNWLSFLNPYALLVGLTTVALFAQHGAVYLLLKTENRIFTRLTLIVRQTLRVFVGLYLLLSAATLWYVPHMLRVFLAEPWLFAVPLLTLGLVLSIGRLIRRRRYFPAFICSGSIAALLLLTVAAGLFPVLVRSTLNPAWNLTIYNASSSHKSLGIMLIIAAIGVPLVATYTGFVFWVFRGKVRLDAASY; this comes from the coding sequence ATGACAACTTTTCTGGGCCTTGATTTGGCCGTGTGGTGGTTTTTGGTGGTGGGGGCCGTGTTCACGGGCTACGCCGTGCTCGATGGCTTCGACCTGGGCGCGGGGGCCATCCACATGTTCTTAAAAAAGGAAGAAAGCCGGCGGGTGGCCCTGAATGCCATCGGCCCGGTGTGGGACGGCAACGAGGTGTGGCTCGTCATTGGCGGCGGCACGCTGTTCGCAGGCTTCCCGGTGGTGTACGGTACGGTGTTTTCGGCCTTCTACATCCCCTTTATGCTATTTCTGGTGGCGCTCATTTTTCGGGCTATTTCCATCGAATTCCGCAGTAAGGAGCCCATGCCCTGGTGGCGCAAAATGTGGGACTGGAGCTACTCAGTGGCCAGCATCGTGGTAGCCCTGAGCCTGGGCGTGGTGCTGGGAAACATCATTCAGGGCCTGCCCATCGGGGCCGACCGCGAGTTTCACGGCAACTGGCTCTCGTTTCTGAATCCCTACGCCTTGTTGGTGGGCCTGACCACGGTGGCGCTGTTTGCCCAGCACGGGGCGGTGTACCTGCTGCTCAAAACGGAGAATCGCATCTTTACGCGCCTCACCCTTATCGTGCGCCAGACGCTGCGCGTGTTCGTGGGGCTCTATTTGCTGCTCTCGGCGGCCACGCTCTGGTACGTGCCGCACATGCTGCGGGTATTTTTGGCCGAGCCCTGGCTGTTTGCCGTGCCGCTGCTCACGCTGGGGCTGGTGCTCAGCATCGGGCGGCTTATCCGGCGGCGGCGCTACTTCCCGGCCTTCATCTGCTCGGGCTCCATTGCCGCGCTGCTGCTGCTCACGGTGGCGGCCGGCCTGTTTCCGGTGCTGGTGCGCTCCACCCTCAACCCGGCCTGGAACCTGACGATTTACAACGCCTCCTCGTCGCACAAGTCGCTGGGCATCATGCTTATAATCGCGGCTATCGGTGTGCCGCTGGTGGCCACCTACACGGGCTTCGTGTTTTGGGTGTTTCGGGGCAAAGTGCGCCTCGACGCGGCCAGCTATTAG
- a CDS encoding toxin HipA: MTRCLYCYQPLPAAAGSPYHPACSRRLFGKPIPPTFPHTEAEMLALAEAVVRQHATVTGVQPKLSLTIVPPGTAGQPGRLTIVGVLNGEYILKLPTATYPSLPEVEDLTMHLAALVSLPTVPHGLLRLAGGALAYVTRRIDRLAGRKLAMEDMCQLTERLTENKYDGSHEQVAKALLRYSANPGLDVVNYYELVVFCFLTGNADMHLKNFSLLQTPGLGYGLAPAYDLVATVLVNPADPEELALTLNGKKKRLRQVDFRQAAQRAGIADKVVSGLLTRFAAAKPAWHEFIDRSFLPEPLKAQFHALLEQRFAQLGLP; encoded by the coding sequence ATGACCCGCTGCCTGTACTGCTACCAGCCGCTGCCCGCCGCCGCCGGCTCCCCGTACCACCCGGCGTGCAGTCGCCGGCTGTTCGGGAAGCCCATACCCCCGACCTTTCCCCATACCGAAGCCGAGATGCTGGCGCTGGCCGAGGCCGTCGTGCGCCAGCACGCGACCGTCACCGGCGTGCAGCCCAAGCTCTCGCTAACCATCGTCCCGCCGGGAACGGCCGGGCAGCCCGGCCGCCTGACCATCGTCGGGGTACTCAACGGCGAATACATCCTAAAACTGCCCACGGCTACTTACCCCTCCCTGCCCGAGGTGGAGGACCTGACCATGCACCTGGCCGCGCTGGTCAGCCTGCCCACGGTCCCGCACGGGCTGCTGCGCCTAGCCGGCGGTGCCCTGGCTTACGTGACGCGCCGCATTGACCGGCTGGCTGGCCGCAAGCTGGCGATGGAGGATATGTGCCAGCTGACCGAGCGCCTGACGGAAAACAAGTACGACGGCTCGCACGAGCAAGTGGCCAAGGCCCTGCTCCGGTACTCGGCCAATCCCGGCCTGGACGTGGTTAACTACTACGAGTTGGTGGTTTTCTGTTTTCTGACGGGCAACGCGGATATGCACCTGAAGAATTTTTCGCTGCTCCAGACGCCGGGGCTGGGCTACGGCCTGGCCCCGGCCTACGACCTGGTAGCCACCGTGCTGGTCAATCCCGCCGACCCGGAAGAGTTGGCCCTGACGCTCAACGGCAAAAAGAAACGCCTGCGGCAGGTGGATTTCCGGCAGGCTGCCCAACGCGCCGGTATTGCCGATAAGGTGGTGAGCGGCCTGCTCACGCGCTTTGCCGCGGCCAAGCCCGCCTGGCACGAATTCATTGACCGCAGCTTCCTACCCGAGCCGTTGAAGGCCCAGTTTCACGCCTTGTTGGAGCAGCGGTTTGCGCAGCTGGGTCTGCCCTAA
- a CDS encoding DNA-binding protein produces the protein MSTVLAAFIKQRRKLLHLSQPALAAKAGVGLRFVRELERGKATLQLDKVNLVLRLFGHELAPTPLDRTLLTSQP, from the coding sequence GTGTCTACTGTCTTGGCCGCGTTCATCAAGCAGCGCCGAAAGCTGCTGCATTTATCCCAGCCGGCGCTGGCCGCCAAGGCCGGGGTCGGCCTGCGTTTCGTGCGCGAGTTGGAACGAGGCAAAGCCACCCTGCAATTGGATAAGGTAAACCTGGTACTCCGGCTCTTCGGCCACGAGCTGGCCCCTACCCCCCTTGACCGTACCCTGCTGACCAGTCAACCGTGA
- a CDS encoding ABC transporter permease yields MPASAFFTELRSMTSFAGRFFREGFRPRYEWLELANQCYVIGYQSLPLVGITSFIMGLVLTLRLRPTMVQFGATSWIPVMVGLTIIQELGPIITGLMVAGKVGSSIGAELGSMRVSEQIDAMEVSGTNPFKYLVVTRMLAATLMVPILTLLADAIGLLACYLGINLQGVTSVALFANHILGSLTFGEVLPAVVKTFFFGFAIGLIGCYKGYNATKGTQGVGVAANSAVVLSSLLIFLLDLVAVGVSSAFGLI; encoded by the coding sequence ATGCCCGCCAGCGCCTTCTTCACCGAACTCCGGTCCATGACAAGCTTTGCCGGCCGGTTCTTCCGCGAGGGGTTCCGGCCGCGCTACGAGTGGCTGGAATTGGCAAATCAGTGCTACGTCATTGGGTATCAGTCGCTGCCGCTGGTGGGTATTACCAGCTTCATCATGGGGCTGGTGCTCACGCTGCGGCTGCGGCCCACGATGGTGCAGTTCGGGGCTACCTCGTGGATTCCGGTCATGGTTGGGCTCACTATTATTCAGGAGTTAGGCCCCATTATCACGGGGCTGATGGTGGCTGGCAAGGTCGGCTCCAGCATTGGGGCCGAGCTGGGCTCGATGCGCGTAAGCGAGCAGATTGACGCGATGGAAGTCTCCGGCACTAACCCGTTTAAGTATCTGGTGGTCACCCGTATGCTGGCCGCCACGCTCATGGTGCCCATCCTCACGCTGCTGGCCGATGCCATTGGCCTGCTTGCCTGCTACCTGGGCATCAATCTACAGGGAGTGACCTCGGTGGCGCTGTTTGCTAACCACATTCTGGGCAGCCTCACCTTCGGCGAGGTACTGCCGGCGGTGGTCAAAACCTTCTTCTTCGGCTTCGCTATTGGCCTGATTGGCTGCTACAAGGGCTACAATGCCACCAAGGGCACTCAGGGCGTGGGCGTGGCCGCCAACTCGGCCGTGGTGCTGTCATCGCTCCTGATTTTTTTGCTCGACCTAGTGGCGGTTGGGGTGAGCAGCGCGTTCGGTCTTATTTAA